A stretch of the Excalfactoria chinensis isolate bCotChi1 chromosome 25, bCotChi1.hap2, whole genome shotgun sequence genome encodes the following:
- the CAMK2B gene encoding calcium/calmodulin-dependent protein kinase type II subunit beta isoform X3: protein MATTVPCTRFTDEYQLYEEIGKGAFSVVRRCVKLCTGHEYAAKIINTKKLSARDHQKLEREARICRLLKHSNIVRLHDSISEEGFHYLVFDLVTGGELFEDIVAREYYSEADASHCIQQILEAVLHCHQMGVVHRDLKPENLLLASKCKGAAVKLADFGLAIEVQGDQQAWFGFAGTPGYLSPEVLRKEAYGKPVDIWACGVILYILLVGYPPFWDEDQHKLYQQIKAGAYDFPSPEWDTVTPEAKNLINQMLTINPAKRITAHEALKHPWVCQRSTVASMMHRQETVECLKKFNARRKLKGAILTTMLATRNFSVGRQTTAPPSMSAAAAPLGLVEQAKSLLNKKADGVKPQTNSTKGSAGVTSPKGTLPPAALESSDSTNTTIEDEDTKARKQEIIKITEQLIEAVNNGDFEAYAKICDPGLTSFEPEALGNLVEGMDFHRFYFENLLSKNNKPIHTTILNPHVHVIGEDAACIAYIRLTQYLDAQGRPRTSQSEETRVWHRRDGKWQNVHFHGSGAPVAPLQ, encoded by the exons atggccACCACGGTGCCGTGCACCCGCTTCACCGACGAGTACCAGCTCTACGAGGAGATCGGCAA GGGGGCTTTCTCGGTGGTCCGGCGCTGCGTCAAGCTGTGCACCGGCCATGAGTACGCGGCCAAGATCATCAACACCAAGAAGCTCTCAGCCAGAG ACCACCAGAAGCTGGAGCGGGAGGCGCGGATCTGCCGGCTGCTGAAGCACTCCAACATCG TGCGGCTCCACGACAGCATCTCGGAGGAGGGATTCCACTACCTCGTGTTCGACCT GGTGACGGGCGGCGAGCTGTTCGAGGACATCGTGGCCCGGGAGTACTACAGCGAGGCGGACGCCAG CCACTGCATCCAGCAGATCCTGGAGGCCGTCCTGCACTGTCACCAAATGGGGGTTGTGCACAGAGACCTCAAG CCAGAGAACCTCCTCCTGGCCAGCAAGTGTAAGGGCGCGGCGGTGAAGCTGGCTGACTTTGGGCTGGCCATCGAGGTGCAGGGCGATCAGCAGGCCTGGTTCG GCTTCGCCGGCACGCCCGGCTACCTGTCCCCCGAGGTGCTGCGCAAGGAGGCCTACGGCAAACCCGTGGACATCTGGGCCTGCG GGGTGATCCTGTACATCCTGCTGGTGGGATACCCGCCCTTCTGGGACGAGGACCAGCACAAGCTGTACCAGCAGATCAAGGCGGGCGCCTACGAC TTCCCTTCCCCGGAGTGGGACACGGTCACCCCCGAAGCCAAGAACCTCATCAACCAGATGCTGACCATCAACCCCGCCAAGCGCATCACTGCCCACGAGGCCCTCAAGCACCCGTGGGTCTGC CAACGCTCCACCGTGGCCTCCATGATGCACAGACAGGAGACGGTGGAGTGCCTGAAGAAGTTCAACGCCCGCAGGAAGCTGAAG GGTGCGATCCTGACCACCATGTTGGCCACCCGGAACTTCTCAG TGGGCAGACAGACCACCGCGCCTCCCTCCATGTCGGCTGCCGCGGCCCCCCTGGGGCTGGTGGAACAAG CTAAGAGCCTGCTCAACAAGAAGGCTGACGGCGTCAAG ccccagaCCAACAGCACCAAAGGCAGCGCTGGCGTCACCAGCCCCAAGGGGACCCTGCCGCCCGCAGCGCTG GAGTCGTCTGACAGCACCAACACCACCATCGAGGACGAGGACACCAAAG CCCGCAAGCAGGAAATCATTAAGATCACAGAGCAGCTCATTGAGGCCGTCAACAACGGGGACTTTGAGGCCTACGC GAAGATCTGCGACCCGGGGCTCACGTCCTTCGAGCCCGAAGCGCTGGGGAACCTGGTGGAGGGGATGGACTTCCACCGCTTCTACTTTGAGAACC TGCTGTCCAAGAACAACAAGCCGATCCACACGACCATCCTGAACCCGCACGTTCACGTTATCGGGGAGGACGCGGCGTGCATCGCCTACATCCGGCTCACGCAGTACCTGGACGCGCAGGGCCGCCCTCGCACCAGCCAGTCGGAGGAGACGCGCGTGTGGCACCGCCGCGACGGCAAGTGGCAGAACGTCCACTTCCACGGCTCGGGGGCGCCCGTCGCCCCCCTCCAGTGA
- the CAMK2B gene encoding calcium/calmodulin-dependent protein kinase type II subunit beta isoform X4, whose translation MATTVPCTRFTDEYQLYEEIGKGAFSVVRRCVKLCTGHEYAAKIINTKKLSARDHQKLEREARICRLLKHSNIVRLHDSISEEGFHYLVFDLVTGGELFEDIVAREYYSEADASHCIQQILEAVLHCHQMGVVHRDLKPENLLLASKCKGAAVKLADFGLAIEVQGDQQAWFGFAGTPGYLSPEVLRKEAYGKPVDIWACGVILYILLVGYPPFWDEDQHKLYQQIKAGAYDFPSPEWDTVTPEAKNLINQMLTINPAKRITAHEALKHPWVCQRSTVASMMHRQETVECLKKFNARRKLKGAILTTMLATRNFSAAKSLLNKKADGVKPQTNSTKGSAGVTSPKGTLPPAALEPQTTVIHNPADGIKESSDSTNTTIEDEDTKARKQEIIKITEQLIEAVNNGDFEAYAKICDPGLTSFEPEALGNLVEGMDFHRFYFENLLSKNNKPIHTTILNPHVHVIGEDAACIAYIRLTQYLDAQGRPRTSQSEETRVWHRRDGKWQNVHFHGSGAPVAPLQ comes from the exons atggccACCACGGTGCCGTGCACCCGCTTCACCGACGAGTACCAGCTCTACGAGGAGATCGGCAA GGGGGCTTTCTCGGTGGTCCGGCGCTGCGTCAAGCTGTGCACCGGCCATGAGTACGCGGCCAAGATCATCAACACCAAGAAGCTCTCAGCCAGAG ACCACCAGAAGCTGGAGCGGGAGGCGCGGATCTGCCGGCTGCTGAAGCACTCCAACATCG TGCGGCTCCACGACAGCATCTCGGAGGAGGGATTCCACTACCTCGTGTTCGACCT GGTGACGGGCGGCGAGCTGTTCGAGGACATCGTGGCCCGGGAGTACTACAGCGAGGCGGACGCCAG CCACTGCATCCAGCAGATCCTGGAGGCCGTCCTGCACTGTCACCAAATGGGGGTTGTGCACAGAGACCTCAAG CCAGAGAACCTCCTCCTGGCCAGCAAGTGTAAGGGCGCGGCGGTGAAGCTGGCTGACTTTGGGCTGGCCATCGAGGTGCAGGGCGATCAGCAGGCCTGGTTCG GCTTCGCCGGCACGCCCGGCTACCTGTCCCCCGAGGTGCTGCGCAAGGAGGCCTACGGCAAACCCGTGGACATCTGGGCCTGCG GGGTGATCCTGTACATCCTGCTGGTGGGATACCCGCCCTTCTGGGACGAGGACCAGCACAAGCTGTACCAGCAGATCAAGGCGGGCGCCTACGAC TTCCCTTCCCCGGAGTGGGACACGGTCACCCCCGAAGCCAAGAACCTCATCAACCAGATGCTGACCATCAACCCCGCCAAGCGCATCACTGCCCACGAGGCCCTCAAGCACCCGTGGGTCTGC CAACGCTCCACCGTGGCCTCCATGATGCACAGACAGGAGACGGTGGAGTGCCTGAAGAAGTTCAACGCCCGCAGGAAGCTGAAG GGTGCGATCCTGACCACCATGTTGGCCACCCGGAACTTCTCAG CAGCTAAGAGCCTGCTCAACAAGAAGGCTGACGGCGTCAAG ccccagaCCAACAGCACCAAAGGCAGCGCTGGCGTCACCAGCCCCAAGGGGACCCTGCCGCCCGCAGCGCTG GAGCCTCAAACTACAGTAATTCATAACCCCGCGGACGGCATTAAG GAGTCGTCTGACAGCACCAACACCACCATCGAGGACGAGGACACCAAAG CCCGCAAGCAGGAAATCATTAAGATCACAGAGCAGCTCATTGAGGCCGTCAACAACGGGGACTTTGAGGCCTACGC GAAGATCTGCGACCCGGGGCTCACGTCCTTCGAGCCCGAAGCGCTGGGGAACCTGGTGGAGGGGATGGACTTCCACCGCTTCTACTTTGAGAACC TGCTGTCCAAGAACAACAAGCCGATCCACACGACCATCCTGAACCCGCACGTTCACGTTATCGGGGAGGACGCGGCGTGCATCGCCTACATCCGGCTCACGCAGTACCTGGACGCGCAGGGCCGCCCTCGCACCAGCCAGTCGGAGGAGACGCGCGTGTGGCACCGCCGCGACGGCAAGTGGCAGAACGTCCACTTCCACGGCTCGGGGGCGCCCGTCGCCCCCCTCCAGTGA